The following proteins are co-located in the Prionailurus viverrinus isolate Anna chromosome A1, UM_Priviv_1.0, whole genome shotgun sequence genome:
- the SLC26A2 gene encoding sulfate transporter, producing the protein MSLESKEQHDLSLTDSSEGNDQHGPLCNIPPESANESSTDFKQFEANDQCTPYRRIHMEPQEKSNTNFKKFVIKKLRRTCQCSPTKAKNVIFGFLPVLRWLPKYDLKKNILGDVMSGLIVGILLVPQSIAYSLLAGQEPIYGLYTSFFASIIYFLLGTSRHISVGIFGILCLMIGEVVDRELHKAGYDTAHTPPSLGMVSNGSTLLNQTSDWICDRSCYAIAVGSTVTFMAGVYQVAMGFFQVGFVSVYLSDALLSGFVTGASFTILTSQAKYLLGLSLPRSNGVGSLITTWIHIFRNIHRTNICDLITSLLCLLVLLPTKELNEHFKSKLKAPIPTELIVVVAATLASHFGKLHEKYNSSIAGHIPTGFMPPKAPDWNLIPSLAVDAIAISIIGFAITVSLSEMFAKKHGYTVRANQEMYAIGFCNIIPSFFHCFTTSAALAKTLVKESTGCQTQLSAVVTALVLLLVLLVIAPLFYSLQKSVLGVITIVNLRGALRKFKDLPKMWKVSRMDTVIWFVTMLSSALISTEIGLLIGVCFSMFCVILRTQKPKISLLGWVEESEIFESMSAYKNLQTKPGVKIFRFVAPLYYVNKECFKSALYKKTLNPVLVKAAQKKAAKTKITKETVIFSGIQDEVSLQLSHDPLDLHTIVIDCSAIQFLDTAGIHTLKEVRRDYEAIGIQVLLAQCNPSVRDSLACGEYCKKEEENLLFYSVYEAMAFAEEYQNQKGLCIPNGLSPSSD; encoded by the exons ATGTCTTTGGAAAGTAAAGAGCAACATGATCTGTCACTCACTGACTCATCTGAAGGAAATGACCAACACGGCCCTCTGTGTAACATCCCTCCGGAGTCTGCAAATGAATCAAGTACCGACTTCAAGCAGTTTGAAGCCAATGATCAATGCACACCTTATCGTAGGATCCATATGGAGCCTCAAGAGAAATCAAATACTAACTTCAAgaaatttgtcattaaaaaattgCGGAGGACTTGCCAGTGCAGTCCAACCAAAgccaaaaatgtgatttttggtTTCCTTCCCGTTTTGCGATGGCTCCCAAAGTATGatctgaagaaaaacattttaggggaTGTGATGTCTGGCTTGATTGTGGGCATCTTATTAGTACCCCAATCCATTGCTTATTCCCTCTTGGCTGGCCAAGAACCTATCTATGGTCTGTACACCTCTTTTTTTGCCAGCATCATTTATTTCCTATTGGGTACCTCCCGTCACATCTCTGTGGGCATTTTTGGAATATTGTGCCTTATGATTGGTGAGGTAGTTGACCGAGAACTACACAAAGCCGGCTATGACACTGCCCATACTCCTCCTTCTTTAGGGATGGTTTCAAATGGGAGCACATTATTAAACCAGACATCAGACTGGATATGTGACAGAAGTTGCTATGCAATTGCAGTTGGCAGCACTGTGACCTTTATGGCTGGAGTTTATCAG GTAGCGATGGGCTTCTTTCAAGTGGGCTTTGTTTCTGTCTACCTCTCAGATGCCTTGCTGAGTGGATTTGTCACTGGTGCCTCCTTCACTATTCTTACATCTCAGGCCAAGTACCTCCTTGGGCTCAGCCTTCCTCGGAGTAATGGTGTGGGCTCACTCATCACTACTTGGATACATATCTTCAGAAACATCCATAGGACCAATATCTGTGATCTCATCACCAGCCTTTTGTGCCTTTTGGTTCTTTTGCCAACCAAAGAACTCAATGAGCACTTCAAGTCCAAGCTTAAGGCACCAATTCCTACTGAACTCATTGTCGTCGTGGCAGCCACATTAGCTTCTCATTTTGGGAAACTCCACGAGAAATACAACAGCAGTATTGCTGGACATATTCCCACGGGGTTTATGCCACCCAAAGCACCGGACTGGAACTTAATTCCCAGTTTGGCTGTAGACGCAATAGCTATTTCTATCATTGGTTTTGCTATTACTGTATCACTTTCTGAGATGTTTGCCAAGAAACATGGCTACACAGTCAGAGCTAATCAGGAAATGTATGCCATTGGCTTTTGCAATATCatcccttccttcttccactgCTTTACTACTAGCGCGGCTCTTGCGAAGACTTTGGTTAAAGAATCAACAGGCTGCCAAACTCAGCTTTCTGCTGTGGTGACAGCTTTGGTTCTTTTGTTGGTCCTCCTGGTAATTGCTCCTTTATTCTATTCTCTTCAGAAAAGTGTCCTTGGTGTGATCACTATTGTAAATCTCCGGGGAGCCCTACGTAAATTTAAGGATCTACCCAAAATGTGGAAGGTTAGCAGAATGGATACAGTTATCTGGTTTGTCACTATGCTGTCCTCTGCACTGATAAGTACTGAAATAGGCCTGCTTATTGGGGTTTGTTTTTCTATGTTTTGTGTCATTCTCCGCACACAGAAGCCAAAGATTTCATTGCTTGGCTGGGTGGAAGAGTCCGAAATCTTTGAATCCATGTCTGCTTATAAGAATCTTCAGACAAAGCCGGGCGTCAAGATATTCCGTTTTGTAGCCCCTCTCTACTACGTAaacaaagaatgttttaaatcTGCTTTATACAAAAAAACTCTCAACCCAGTCTTAGTAAAGGCAGCTCAGAAAAAGGCTGCCAAGACAAAGATCACAAAAGAGACAGTGATTTTCAGTGGAATCCAGGATGAAGTTTCACTGCAACTTTCCCATGATCCTTTGGATCTCCATACCATAGTAATTGACTGCAGTGCAATACAGTTTTTAGATACAGCAGGGATCCACACCCTGAAAGAAGTTCGTAGAGATTATGAAGCCATTGGCATCCAGGTTCTGTTGGCTCAGTGCAATCCCTCTGTGAGGGATTCCCTGGCCTGCGGAGAGTATtgcaaaaaggaagaagaaaaccttCTCTTTTATAGTGTGTATGAAGCAATGGCTTTTGCAGAAGAATATCAGAATCAGAAAGGACTATGTATTCCCAATGGTCTAAGTCCTTCCAGTGATTGA